In Arachis stenosperma cultivar V10309 chromosome 1, arast.V10309.gnm1.PFL2, whole genome shotgun sequence, one DNA window encodes the following:
- the LOC130967291 gene encoding diacylglycerol O-acyltransferase 1A isoform X1 encodes MAIYQSVGATATVQGDSGANSSTVRRRRGGATSATPLEKVELDAFEGESSSEELAKDSSSDDNNNGNGVDDASKGNRQQNAADFSAVNFDYRPSFPAHRRIRDSPLSSGNIFKQQSHAGLFNLCIVVLVAVNSRLIIENLMKYGWLIKTDFWFSSTSLSDWPLFMCCLTLLLFPVASFIVEKLAQHKCIPEPVVVILHIIITSTSLLYPIFVILRSDSAFLSGVTLMLFACIVWLKLVSYGHTNYDLRALAKSNEKVEGLPSTLSMDYPYDVSIRRLAYFMLAPTLCYQPSYPRTPSIRKGWVFRQLVTLIIFTGLMGFIIEQYINPIVQNSQHPLKGNLLYAIERVLKLSVPNLYVWLCMFYCFFHLWLNILAELLRFGDREFYKDWWNAKTVDEYWRLWNMPVHKWMIRHLYFPCIRHGVPKGVALLIAFLVSALFHELCIAVPCHIFKLWAFIGIMMQVPLVLITNYLQNKFRSSMVGNMIFWFIFCILGQPMCVLLYYHDLMSRKVKTE; translated from the exons ATGGCGATTTACCAGAGCGTGGGCGCCACCGCCACTGTTCAGGGAGATTCAGGTGCTAACAGCTCTACCGTGCGGCGGAGACGCGGCGGCGCCACCTCTGCTACGCCGTTGGAGAAGGTGGAGCTGGACGCCTTCGAAGGTGAGAGTTCGAGTGAGGAGTTGGCGAAGGATTCAAGCTCCGACGACAACAATAACGGCAATGGAGTGGATGATGCATCAAAAGGCAACCGTCAGCAAAACGCCGCCGATTTTTCCGCCGTGAACTTCGATTACCGACCTTCGTTCCCAGCTCACCGCAGAATCAGGGACAGTCCGCTCAGCTCCGGCAACATTTTCAAACAG CAGAGTCATGCGGGCCTCTTCAACCTCTGCATAGTGGTGCTTGTTGCGGTTAACAGCAGACTTATCATTGAGAATTTGATGAAG TATGGTTGGTTGATTAAGACTGATTTTTGGTTTAGTTCGACATCTTTGAGCGATTGGCCTCTCTTCATGTGTTG TCTTACTCTTTTACTATTCCCTGTTGCTTCCTTCATAGTAGAAAAGTTGGCACAGCATAAATGTATTCCTGAACCA GTCGTTGTGATACTTCATATAATCATTACATCAACTTCACTTCTGTATCCGATTTTTGTAATTCTCAG ATCTGATTCCGCTTTCCTATCAGGCGTCACATTAATGCTATTTGCTTGTATCGTGTGGTTAAAGTTAGTGTCTTATGGACATACGAACTATGACTTGAGAGCACTTGCCAAATCAAATGAGAAG GTAGAAGGATTACCCAGTACGCTCAGTATGGACTATCCTTATGATGTAAGCATAAGGAGATTGGCATACTTCATGCTTGCTCCTACATTATGTTACCAG CCAAGCTATCCCCGCACGCCATCTATTCGAAAGGGTTGGGTCTTTCGTCAACTTGTCACGCTGATAATATTTACAGGATTAATGGGATTTATAATAGAACAG TATATTAATCCGATCGTACAGAATTCACAGCATCCTTTGAAGGGAAACCTTTTATATGCGATTGAGAGAGTCTTGAAGCTTTCTGTTCCAAATTTATATGTGTGGCTCTGCATGTTCTACTGCTTTTTCCACCTTTG GTTAAATATACTTGCAGAGCTTCTGCGATTTGGTGATCGTGAATTTTACAAGGATTGGTGGAATGCAAAAACTGTTGATGAG TATTGGAGGTTGTGGAATATG CCTGTTCATAAATGGATGATCCGCCATCTATATTTTCCATGTATAAGACATGGTGTGCCCAAG GGTGTTGCTCTTTTAATAGCCTTCCTCGTTTCTGCTTTGTTCCACGAG CTGTGCATTGCCGTTCCATGCCATATATTCAAGCTTTGGGCTTTCATTGGAATTATGATGCAG GTTCCTTTGGTCCTGATCACTAATTATCTGCAAAATAAATTCAGAAGCTCAATG GTTGGTAACATGATTTTTTGGTTCATATTCTGTATTCTTGGTCAACCTATGTGCGTACTACTATACTACCATGATTTGATGAGTAGGAAGGTCAAAACTGAATAA
- the LOC130967291 gene encoding diacylglycerol O-acyltransferase 1A isoform X2, which produces MAIYQSVGATATVQGDSGANSSTVRRRRGGATSATPLEKVELDAFEGESSSEELAKDSSSDDNNNGNGVDDASKGNRQQNAADFSAVNFDYRPSFPAHRRIRDSPLSSGNIFKQSHAGLFNLCIVVLVAVNSRLIIENLMKYGWLIKTDFWFSSTSLSDWPLFMCCLTLLLFPVASFIVEKLAQHKCIPEPVVVILHIIITSTSLLYPIFVILRSDSAFLSGVTLMLFACIVWLKLVSYGHTNYDLRALAKSNEKVEGLPSTLSMDYPYDVSIRRLAYFMLAPTLCYQPSYPRTPSIRKGWVFRQLVTLIIFTGLMGFIIEQYINPIVQNSQHPLKGNLLYAIERVLKLSVPNLYVWLCMFYCFFHLWLNILAELLRFGDREFYKDWWNAKTVDEYWRLWNMPVHKWMIRHLYFPCIRHGVPKGVALLIAFLVSALFHELCIAVPCHIFKLWAFIGIMMQVPLVLITNYLQNKFRSSMVGNMIFWFIFCILGQPMCVLLYYHDLMSRKVKTE; this is translated from the exons ATGGCGATTTACCAGAGCGTGGGCGCCACCGCCACTGTTCAGGGAGATTCAGGTGCTAACAGCTCTACCGTGCGGCGGAGACGCGGCGGCGCCACCTCTGCTACGCCGTTGGAGAAGGTGGAGCTGGACGCCTTCGAAGGTGAGAGTTCGAGTGAGGAGTTGGCGAAGGATTCAAGCTCCGACGACAACAATAACGGCAATGGAGTGGATGATGCATCAAAAGGCAACCGTCAGCAAAACGCCGCCGATTTTTCCGCCGTGAACTTCGATTACCGACCTTCGTTCCCAGCTCACCGCAGAATCAGGGACAGTCCGCTCAGCTCCGGCAACATTTTCAAACAG AGTCATGCGGGCCTCTTCAACCTCTGCATAGTGGTGCTTGTTGCGGTTAACAGCAGACTTATCATTGAGAATTTGATGAAG TATGGTTGGTTGATTAAGACTGATTTTTGGTTTAGTTCGACATCTTTGAGCGATTGGCCTCTCTTCATGTGTTG TCTTACTCTTTTACTATTCCCTGTTGCTTCCTTCATAGTAGAAAAGTTGGCACAGCATAAATGTATTCCTGAACCA GTCGTTGTGATACTTCATATAATCATTACATCAACTTCACTTCTGTATCCGATTTTTGTAATTCTCAG ATCTGATTCCGCTTTCCTATCAGGCGTCACATTAATGCTATTTGCTTGTATCGTGTGGTTAAAGTTAGTGTCTTATGGACATACGAACTATGACTTGAGAGCACTTGCCAAATCAAATGAGAAG GTAGAAGGATTACCCAGTACGCTCAGTATGGACTATCCTTATGATGTAAGCATAAGGAGATTGGCATACTTCATGCTTGCTCCTACATTATGTTACCAG CCAAGCTATCCCCGCACGCCATCTATTCGAAAGGGTTGGGTCTTTCGTCAACTTGTCACGCTGATAATATTTACAGGATTAATGGGATTTATAATAGAACAG TATATTAATCCGATCGTACAGAATTCACAGCATCCTTTGAAGGGAAACCTTTTATATGCGATTGAGAGAGTCTTGAAGCTTTCTGTTCCAAATTTATATGTGTGGCTCTGCATGTTCTACTGCTTTTTCCACCTTTG GTTAAATATACTTGCAGAGCTTCTGCGATTTGGTGATCGTGAATTTTACAAGGATTGGTGGAATGCAAAAACTGTTGATGAG TATTGGAGGTTGTGGAATATG CCTGTTCATAAATGGATGATCCGCCATCTATATTTTCCATGTATAAGACATGGTGTGCCCAAG GGTGTTGCTCTTTTAATAGCCTTCCTCGTTTCTGCTTTGTTCCACGAG CTGTGCATTGCCGTTCCATGCCATATATTCAAGCTTTGGGCTTTCATTGGAATTATGATGCAG GTTCCTTTGGTCCTGATCACTAATTATCTGCAAAATAAATTCAGAAGCTCAATG GTTGGTAACATGATTTTTTGGTTCATATTCTGTATTCTTGGTCAACCTATGTGCGTACTACTATACTACCATGATTTGATGAGTAGGAAGGTCAAAACTGAATAA
- the LOC130967339 gene encoding uncharacterized protein LOC130967339: protein MEDFRSKSYGDGRMQIEPYTGPTGNGTTATSGDVHGMQDLRCYSASYASSVHPTQIHVANDPKFKKGKSTNGSTSKSWSFSDPELQRKKRVASYKVYAVEGKLKGSLRKSFKWLKDRCNRVVYGW from the coding sequence atgGAAGATTTCAGATCCAAGTCGTACGGTGACGGAAGGATGCAGATTGAACCATATACTGGACCCACCGGAAACGGAACCACCGCAACCTCCGGCGATGTCCACGGCATGCAAGATCTCCGGTGCTACAGCGCTTCCTATGCCTCATCGGTGCACCCAACGCAAATCCACGTGGCGAACGACCCAAAGTTCAAGAAGGGCAAGTCCACAAACGGGTCAACCTCAAAAAGCTGGAGTTTCAGTGATCCAGAGTTGCAGAGGAAGAAAAGGGTGGCAAGTTACAAGGTTTATGCTGTTGAAGGGAAGCTCAAAGGGTCTCTGAGGAAGAGCTTCAAGTGGCTCAAGGACAGGTGCAATAGAGTTGTCTATGGATGGTAG
- the LOC130967333 gene encoding casein kinase 1-like protein 12 → MEPRVGNKFRLGRKIGSGSFGEIYLGTNIQTNEEVAIKLENVKTKHPQLLYESKLYRILQGGTGIPNVRWFGVEGDYNVLVMDLLGPSLEDLFNFCSRKLSLKTVLMLADQMINRVEFIHSKSFLHRDIKPDNFLMGLGRRANQVYAIDFGLAKKYRDSSTHQHIPYRENKNLTGTARYASMNTHLGIEQSRRDDLESLGYVLMYFLRGSLPWQGLKAGTKKQKYEKISEKKVSTSIEALCRGYPTEFASYFHYCRSLRFDDKPDYAYLKRIFRDLFIREGFQFDYVFDWTILKYQQSQLATPPARGIGPSAGTSSGMPPAVITNADRQTGGEEGRPPGLISVDSSRRRMSGPILNSLSSANILGQSSGSSRRVAVSGSRDAFGAESDIRARNTEASPGAAHRITSGQRSSPVGSSEPQRVTASGRHGSHTRNYDSAVRGMENLQLETDERAHY, encoded by the exons ATGGAACCTCGTGTTGGTAACAAGTTTCGGTTGGGTAGGAAGATCGGTAGCGGCTCCTTTGGGGAGATCTACTTAG GTACTAATATTCAGACTAACGAAGAAGTTGCAATTAAGCTT GAAAATGTCAAGACAAAGCATCCTCAGTTGCTTTACGAATCCAAATTATACAGAATTCTACAAGGAGGAA CTGGAATTCCAAATGTTAGATGGTTTGGGGTGGAGGGAGATTACAATGTTCTAGTGATGGATCTGCTTGGACCTAGTCTTGAAGATCTATTCAACTTTTGTAGTAGAAAGCTGTCACTGAAGACTGTTCTTATGCTTGCTGATCAAATG ATCAACCGTGTCGAGTTCATCCATTCTAAATCATTTCTACATCGGGATATTAAACCGGATAATTTTCTGATGGGCCTAGGAAGGCGTGCGAATCAG GTTTATGCAATTGATTTTGGTTTGGCTAAGAAATACAGAGATAGTTCAACCCATCAACACATTCCTTACAG GGAAAATAAGAATTTGACTGGAACTGCAAGATATGCTAGCATGAATACTCACCTTGGCATTG AGCAAAGTCGCAGAGATGATTTAGAGTCTCTTGGTTATGTTTTGATGTACTTCCTGAGAGGAAG tCTTCCTTGGCAGGGACTTAAAGCTGGaacaaagaaacaaaagtaCGAGAAAATCAGTGAAAAAAAAGTTTCTACCTCAATTGAA GCACTGTGTCGTGGCTATCCAACTGAATTTGCATCATACTTCCACTACTGCCGCTCATTAAGGTTTGATGATAAGCCAGATTATGCTTATCTCAAAAGGATATTTCGTGACCTCTTTATTCGTGAAG GTTTCCAGTTTGATTATGTGTTTGACTGGACCATCTTGAAGTATCAGCAATCACAACTAGCAACTCCTCCAGCACGGGGCATT GGTCCTAGTGCTGGAACCAGTTCTGGAATGCCACCAGCTGTTATTACTAATGCCGATAGACAGACAG GTGGGGAAGAAGGACGGCCTCCTGGTTTGATTTCGGTGGATTCCTCAAGGCGGAGAATGTCGGGACCCATTTTAAATTCT TTATCAAGTGCCAATATCTTGGGCCAGTCAAGTGGATCATCAAGGCGGGTTGCTGTTTCTGGTAGTCGTGACGCATTTGGTGCTGAGTCAGATATTCGTGCTCGAAATACCGAAGCTAGCCCTGGAGCAGCACACAGAATTACAAGCGGGCAAAGAAGTTCACCAGTTGGATCTTCTGAACCCCAGAGAGTAACAGCATCCGGCAGGCATGGTTCTCACACCAGGAATTATGACAGTGCAGTGAGGGGCATGGAGAATTTGCAATTAGAGACTGACGAGAGGGCTCATTATTAA
- the LOC130967323 gene encoding IQ domain-containing protein IQM1-like has product MGLSLSLLQSAWEEVVTYSSLIDVPFNITFASKDGALILRASSSFNKREADDSDSNVTRSRRLREHRPQNVVLERSYSFVEHKGEKMDHDSSSIVETNKREVPLLSLPQEVVFSSPRPVSELDAAATKLQKVYKSYRTRRNLADCAVVVEELWWKALDFAALKRSSVSFFDVEKPETAVSRWARARTRAAKVGKGLSKDEKAQKLALQHWLEAIDPRHRYGHNLHIYYDIWFESQSTQPFFYWLDIGDGKEINLEKCPRATLQRQCIKYLGPNEREEYEVIVENGKLVYKQDGRVVDTDEKSKWIFVLSTTRSLYVGRKQKGTFQHSSFLSGGATTAAGRLVARRGVLEAIWPYSGHYHPTEENFKEFISFLEDNNVDLSNVKRCAIDDDTPSLIGTNSFTNQSQSVPATTAINNENESNIVPTNKEGGQILNLSKRLSCKWSTGAGPRIGCVRDYPGHLQSRALEHVHLSPRPTSSRVTNYGPIPSPRPSPKVRMSPRLAYMGLPSPRNPIPAAS; this is encoded by the exons ATGGGATTATCACTTTCATTACTCCAATCGGCTTGGGAAGAAGTTGTTACATACTCTTCACTCATTGATGTACCTTTCAACATCACTTTTGCTTCCAAAGATGGAGCTTTGATTCTgagagcatcatcaagcttcAACAAAAGAGAAGCTGATGATTCTGATTCTAATGTCACACGTTCAAGGCGTTTGAGGGAACACAGACCCCAGAatgtggttcttgaaagaagcTACTCCTTTGTAGAACATAAGGGAGAGAAAATGGATCATGATTCTTCTTCCATTGTTGAAACCAATAAGAGAGAAGTTCCTCTGCTTTCTCTGCCTCAGGAAGTGGTTTTCTCTTCACCTAGGCCAGTGAGTGAGCTTGATGCTGCTGCAACAAAACTCCAAAAAGTGTATAAGAGTTACCGCACTAGAAGAAACCTTGCAGATTGTGCAGTTGTTGTTGAGGAGCTATGGTGGAAGGCTTTGGATTTTGCTGCTCTCAAGAGAAGTTCAGTTTCCTTCTTTGATGTGGAGAAGCCGGAAACCGCCGTGTCAAGGTGGGCAAGGGCTAGAACAAGAGCTGCTAAGGTTGGAAAAGGTTTATCCAAGGATGAAAAGGCACAAAAATTAGCACTTCAACATTGGCTTGAAGCT ATTGACCCTCGTCATCGCTATGGACATAATCTACACATATACTATGATATTTGGTTTGAAAGCCAGAGCACTCAGCCATTTTTCTACTG GTTGGATATTGGAGATGGCAAGGAAATAAATCTTGAGAAATGTCCAAGGGCCACTCTGCAACGCCAGTGCATCAAGTATCTTGGACCT aatgaaagagaagaatatgAAGTGATTGTTGAGAATGGGAAGCTTGTGTACAAACAAGATGGGAGAGTTGTGGATACTGATGAAAAGTCAAAATGGATATTTGTTTTGAGCACCACAAGGTCTTTGTATGTTGGAAGAAAACAAAAGGGTACCTTTCAGCACTCAAGCTTTCTTTCTGGTGGCGCCACCACAGCAGCTGGCAGATTAGTAGCTCGTCGCGGTGTCCTTGAG GCTATTTGGCCTTATAGTGGTCACTACCACCCTACTGAAGAGAACTTCAAAGAGTTCATAAGCTTTCTTGAAGACAACAATGTAGACCTATCCAATGTGAAG AGATGTGCAATAGATGATGATACTCCATCACTGATTGGGACTAATTCATTCACTAACCAATCACAATCAGTACCTGCTACAACTGCAATTAATAATGAGAATGAGAGCAACATTGTACCAACCAATAAGGAGGGTGGACAAATATTAAACCTCTCAAAGAGGTTGTCTTGCAAGTGGTCAACTGGGGCTGGGCCTCGTATTGGGTGTGTGCGTGACTACCCTGGACACCTTCAATCAAGAGCGTTGGAGCATGTCCATTTGTCTCCAAGGCCCACTTCTTCACGTGTTACTAACTACGGCCCGATTCCATCACCTAGGCCCAGCCCAAAAGTTAGAATGTCCCCTAGGCTTGCATATATGGGATTACCAAGCCCAAGAAACCCAATCCCTGCTGCAAGTTAA
- the LOC130973618 gene encoding heat stress transcription factor A-7a-like — translation MVVLAHAGSGGGQACSPPQFNKAIAEEKPVEMVRVKSEQVTSSCRFFQQNDDVSSDESDKKKSNSEVTEEEEPRVKEEVADDGAVNVSSSSSSVELPKPMEGLNEAGPPPFLRKTYEMVEDPETDPIVSWSENRDSFIVWESHEFAKVLLPKYFKHSNFSSFIRQLNTYGFRKVDSDRWEFANEGFQGGKKHLLKNIRRRSKYNKLHQGAFIDPAKPCLEAEVEKLKEDQNILKLEILKLRQQQESSHVHISSVQDRIQNVQTKQYQMIYFLTRMARKPAFVEQLLQKIKRKRELDGTDMLKRRRLLEPTPSVDYRCQQGHQQLSTLQSELDGLLSENVMNTSNKIEQTVPAPLEGELCNKVQGLRSYGFSRGGDVPSAYHAMTENLLGENNGGADEELDVNDSNIYLELEDLITKPTDWVGSASAGGLVGQTS, via the exons ATGGTGGTGCTTGCTCACGCTGGAAGCGGTGGCGGCCAGGCTTGCTCACCGCCACAGTTCAACAAAGCTATTGCGGAAGAAAAACCAGTGGAAATGGTGAGAGTCAAATCAGAGCAAGTGACGTCTTCCTGCCGCTTCTTCCAGCAAAACGACGACGTTTCAAGCGACGAGTCTGATAAGAAGAAGAGCAACTCGGAAGTGACGGAAGAAGAAGAGCCTCGCGTCAAAGAGGAGGTTGCTGATGACGGCGCCGTTAACGTGTCGTCATCTTCGTCGTCGGTGGAGTTGCCGAAACCGATGGAAGGGCTTAACGAGGCGGGTCCGCCACCGTTTCTAAGGAAGACGTACGAGATGGTGGAGGATCCGGAAACCGACCCGATTGTTTCGTGGAGCGAGAACCGTGATAGCTTCATCGTTTGGGAGTCTCACGAGTTCGCCAAAGTGCTTCTTCCAAAGTATTTCAAGCACAGCAACTTCTCCAGCTTCATTCGCCAGCTCAATACCTAT GGCTTTAGGAAGGTTGATTCAGATCGTTGGGAGTTTGCAAACGAAGGATTCCAAGGAGGGAAGAAGCATTTGCTGAAGAACATAAGGAGGAGAAGCAAGTACAACAAACTGCATCAAGGAGCTTTCATCGACCCAGCTAAGCCTTGCCTTGAGGCTGAAGTTGAGAAGCTGAAGGAGGACCAAAACATACTCAAACTTGAAATTCTGAAGCTGAGACAACAGCAAGAAAGTTCCCACGTTCATATCTCAAGCGTTCAGGACCGGATTCAGAACGTCCAGACGAAGCAGTATCAGATGATATATTTCCTCACCAGAATGGCCAGAAAGCCAGCCTTTGTGGAACAGCTCCTCCAAAAAATTAAGAGGAAGAGGGAGCTCGATGGCACCGACATGCTCAAGAGGCGCAGATTGCTGGAACCAACGCCTAGTGTTGATTATAGATGCCAACAAGGTCATCAACAATTGTCTACATTGCAATCTGAACTTGATGGACTATTGTCTGAAAATGTGATGAACACTAGCAATAAGATAGAGCAAACTGTTCCTGCTCCTCTGGAAGGTGAGTTATGCAACAAGGTACAAGGCTTGAGAAGCTATGGTTTTTCAAGGGGTGGTGATGTACCTTCTGCTTATCATGCCATGACAGAGAACCTATTGGGGGAAAATAATGGTGGTGCTGATGAAGAACTTGATGTGAATGACTCAAATATTTATCTTGAGTTGGAGGATTTGATTACTAAGCCAACAGATTGGGTTGGTTCTGCATCTGCTGGTGGCTTGGTGGGGCAAACTAGTTGA